In one window of Gouania willdenowi chromosome 8, fGouWil2.1, whole genome shotgun sequence DNA:
- the LOC114467935 gene encoding xylosyltransferase 1-like, producing the protein MLGSPLPRRLARRSGCCSALVAAALLALLLQTAVLWSFSGLEASAAGDGGVGSREKREERTGRRRSADPNLDPEPELVERLQNVYHRSKDRNNSQTLDGNSYLGFRSQRQRAPPPNAKRKPATGHALNQTREHKPRPQRPSNGTASPPVRQQCEVSGKEAISALSRAKSRECRQQIVDIYCKHQQGTLMPSKVPRFCPLPGKVNANVAWDEDAAGTSRSVRIAFVLVVHGRASRQFLRLFKAVFHTSHFYYIHVDQRSHFLHRELLILSRLYSNVRVSPWRMSTIWGGASLLTMYLRCMADLLRTDGWTWDVFINLSAADFPIRTNEQLVSFLSKYPNMNFIKSHGRDNARFIRKQGLDRLFLECDTHMWRLGDRTIPGGVAVDGGSDWFILSRDFVDYVVNSEDELVLNMRTFYTHTLLPAESFFHTVLQNSALCGSMIDNNLRLTNWNRKLGCKCQYKHIVDWCGCSPNDFKPSDLPRLQQTSRPTFFARKFEASVSQEVINQLDAFLFGPYPPNTPGLSAYWENAYEQEADGAAGLSDAALTHYHAFARMGLNRASAPITASLQGEPDQQSCRFVLVNLPLSVHLYFQSDQFLGLLVRQATTNRGSGRLEVLETWVTPKEHFTLSPSPTPNRLLHVQVGTDWDPKERLFRNWGSILGPEDQPGAVQRWSRSQSNLTATVVWIDPTNVIAATYDILVDAAAGATHYRPPLAIPLRPGVWTLRVLHHWNQLGETHFLVAPLEFYRQQPIKKEDTLRLHSGPPGNSYMEQSFHGLNPLLRLPLSLSAVEEAELNAGLTGSALSRWVDALLDKHWSVADVCSTTTSACNAVQHCQRTAWSSLSPDPKSELSAPRKDGRIR; encoded by the exons ATGCTCGGCTCTCCTCTCCCCCGTAGACTGGCTCGTCGCTCCGGCTGCTGTTCGGCTCTAGTCGCCGCTGCTCTGCTGGCGCTGCTGCTGCAGACCGCGGTGCTGTGGAGCTTCAGCGGCCTGGAGGCTTCGGCCGCCGGGGACGGAGGTGTGGGCAGCCGCGAGAAGAGGGAGGAGAGGACCGGGAGGCGGAGGAGCGCGGACCCTAATCTGGACCCCGAACCGGAGCTCGTGGAGAggctgcag aaTGTTTACCATCGTTCCAAAGACAGAAACAACAGTCAGACGTTGGACGGGAACAGTTACCTCGGCTTCAGGTCGCAGCGTCAGCGAGCCCCGCCCCCGAACGCCAAACGCAAGCCAGCCACGGGACACGCCCTTAACCAAACTCGCGAAcataagccccgcccccagcgGCCATCCAACGGGACAGCGTCCCCTCCGGTGAGGCAGCAGTGCGAGGTCAGCGGGAAGGAGGCCATCTCCGCCCTGTCCCGCGCTAAGAGCCGCGAGTGTCGGCAGCAGATCGTGGACATTTACTGCAAACACCAGCAGGGGACGCTGATGCCCAGCAAGGTGCCAAGATTCTGCCCGCTGCCAG GTAAAGTTAACGCTAACGTAGCGTGGGACGAGGACGCGGCGGGAACGTCTCGGTCCGTACGAATCGCCTTCGTCCTGGTGGTCCACGGCCGAGCATCGCGACAGTTCCTGCGTCTGTTCAAAGCCGTTTTCCACACGTCGCATTTTTACTACATCCACGTGGACCAG AGGAGTCACTTCCTGCACAGAGAGCTTCTGATCCTCTCCCGTCTCTACTCCAACGTGCGCGTCTCTCCGTGGAGGATGTCCACCATCTGGGGCGGGGCCAGTTTACTCACCATGTACCTGCGCTGCATGGCCGACCTCCTGAGGACGGACGGGTGGACATGGGACGTCTTCATCAACCTTAGCGCCGCAGACTTCCCCATCAG aACCAACGAACAACTGGTTTCATTTCTGTCAAAATATCCAAACATGAACTTTATCAAATCTCACGGTAGAGACAACGCTCG CTTCATCCGTAAGCAGGGCCTGGACCGCCTCTTCCTGGAGTGTGACACACACATGTGGCGTCTGGGTGACCGCACCATCCCAGGGGGCGTGGCCGTGGACggaggctctgattggttcatcCTCAGCCGAGACTTTGTGGACTACGTAGTGAACTCTGAGGACGAGTTGGTTCTCAACATGAGGAcgttctacacacacacactgctgccaGCAGAG tcgtTCTTCCACACTGTGCTACAGAACAGCGCCCTCTGTGGGTCGATGATTGACAACAACCTGCGTCTGACCAACTGGAACCGTAAGCTGGGCTGTAAATGTCAGTATAAACACATCGTGGACTGGTGCGGCTGCTCCCCCAACGACTTCAAGCCCTCAGACCTGCCCCGACTACAG CAAACGTCTCGTCCAACCTTCTTCGCCCGTAAGTTTGAGGCCAGCGTGAGCCAGGAGGTCATCAACCAGCTGGACGCGTTCCTGTTTGGGCCGTACCCTCCGAACACGCCGGGCCTCAGCGCCTACTGGGAGAACGCCTACGAGCAGGAGGCGGACGGAGCGGCCGGCCTATCAGACGCTGCGCTCACGCACTACCACGCCTTCGCCCGCATGGGACTGAACCGAGCCTCCGCCCCCATCACCGCCTCACTGCAGGGAGAACCTGACCAACAGAGCTGCAG GTTTGTTTTGGTGAACCTCCCCCTGTCCGTCCACCTCTACTTCCAGTCTGACCAGTTCCTAGGTTTATTGGTCCGACAGGCGACCACCAACAGAGGGTCCGGTCGGCTGGAGGTCCTGGAGACGTGGGTCACCCCTAAGGAGCACTTCACCCTCagcccctcccccacccccAACAGGCTGCTGCACGTACAG GTGGGGACGGACTGGGACCCTAAGGAGCGTCTCTTCAGGAACTGGGGCAGCATCCTGGGCCCAGAGGACCAGCCCGGGGCCGTCCAGCGCTGGAGCCGCAGCCAGAGCAACCTGACGGCCACCGTGGTCTGGATCGACCCCACCAACGTCATCGCCGCCACCTACGACATCCTGGTGGACGCCGCGGCCGGAGCCACGCACTACCGGCCGCCCCTCGCTATCCCGCTAAGGCCCGGAGTGTGGACGCTCCGCGTTCTGCACCACTGGAACCAGCTCGGAGAGACCCACTTCCTGGTGGCTCCGCTGGAGTTTTACCGACAACAGCCCATAAAGAAAG AGGACACCCTGCGGCTGCACTCCGGTCCTCCTGGGAACTCCTACATGGAGCAGAGCTTCCACGGTCTGAACCCTCTGCTGCGGCTGCCGCTCAGCTTGAGCGCCgtggaggaggcggagcttaaCGCCGGCCTGACGGGGTCAGCCCTGAGCCGGTGGGTGGACGCCCTGCTGGACAAACACTGGTCGGTCGCGGACGTTTGCAGCACGACGACGAGTGCTTGCAACGCCGTGCAGCACTGCCAACGTACCGCCTGGAGCTCACTAAGCCCCGACCCCAAGTCTGAACTGAGCGCGCCCAGAAAAGATGGACGAATCaggtag